The sequence below is a genomic window from Elusimicrobiaceae bacterium.
GCCGCAAACGCCCAAAACCGCGGTGGCGTTTGTCGCTTTTTTTTCGATGGCTTCCTCGCTGCTGTCGTGGGGGTTCAGTCTGATTTTCAGCGGACTTCTGGTGCGGGAGCTGGCTCACCGGGTGAAAGGCATGGACTACCGTGCCGCAGGCGCGGCGGCCTATCTGGGGCTGGGGTCGGTATGGGCGTTCGGACTGTCTTCTTCGGCGGCTTTGATGATGGCGACGAAAAGTTCGATCCCGCCCAAACTGCTTGAAGTGGGCGGCGTGATCCCGCTTGCGCAGACTCTTTTTCTGTGGCAGAGCATGGCAACGGCGTTTATCCTTATCGCTGTTTCGGTTGCGCTGGCTTACCTGTCCGCGCCCGCTGGCGCCCGCGCCAAAACCGCAGAACAATTCGGCATAAAATACGAACCGCAGAGTTTTGACCAGGAGCCGCGCAGACGGCCCGGGGAATGGCTCGAATACAGCCCTCTGCTAAGCGTCCTGATCGGGCTTATGCTTGCGTGGTATCTGCTGCACGAGTTCCTCACTTCGGAAAAAGGCGCGCTCGCCGCTCTGGATTTAAATACCTATAACCTGATCTTCCTCACCGCCGGCCTGTTCCTGCACGGCACGCCCAAACGGTTCGGCAAAGCCGTGAGCAACGCGGTGCCGGCGGTGGGCGGCGTGCTGATCCAGTTTCCGTTTTACGCCGTTATTTTCGGTATCATAACCGGCACGGGCATTTCGGATTTTCTGGCAGGTCTTTTCGTGAGGTTCACCACGCATTCGACTTATCCGGTTCTGGTGGCGGTTTATTCCGCGGTGATCGGCGTGTTCGTGCCGTCCGGCGGGAGCAAATGGGTGATCGAGGCGCCGTATATCCTGCAGGCGGCGAATATTCATCAGGTCAATCTCGGGTGGGTGGTGCAGATTTACAATGCGTCGGAGGCGTTGCCCAATCTGGTCAATCCGTTCTGGATGCTGCCGGTTCTGGCGATTTTAGGCATAAAGGCGCGCGATATGGTGGGGTATTCTTTCATGCAGCTGCTGCTGCATCTGCCTATTGTGCTGTGGCTGTGCTGGCTGCTGGCGGGTACGCTGCCGTATCTGCCGCCGGCGCGCTAGGTTCCGTATTTTCTCCACCAGCCGGGATTGAGCGACAGTTTAAGTATAAGCCCGCGCGGCAGCAGCCGGCAGTTTTTCCCTAGCAGGTAGCCAGCGTATTTTGCCGCGGCCCGCGCGAAAAATTCCGGATACCGCCATACGGATAAACAACTCAGCGCGCTTAGCGCATACCGTTTGCCTTCACCCTCGGCCCGGCCCAGTTCGGCCAGCACA
It includes:
- a CDS encoding TIGR00366 family protein — its product is PQTPKTAVAFVAFFSMASSLLSWGFSLIFSGLLVRELAHRVKGMDYRAAGAAAYLGLGSVWAFGLSSSAALMMATKSSIPPKLLEVGGVIPLAQTLFLWQSMATAFILIAVSVALAYLSAPAGARAKTAEQFGIKYEPQSFDQEPRRRPGEWLEYSPLLSVLIGLMLAWYLLHEFLTSEKGALAALDLNTYNLIFLTAGLFLHGTPKRFGKAVSNAVPAVGGVLIQFPFYAVIFGIITGTGISDFLAGLFVRFTTHSTYPVLVAVYSAVIGVFVPSGGSKWVIEAPYILQAANIHQVNLGWVVQIYNASEALPNLVNPFWMLPVLAILGIKARDMVGYSFMQLLLHLPIVLWLCWLLAGTLPYLPPAR